The Flavobacterium johnsoniae genomic sequence CTATTGTGTTTGCTGCGTGATAACATTTGAATATCGCTCGTACCATGAATTAGAAATGTTGGCTGAATAATATCAAAGTTTTGATTGTTTTCTACTTTAATTTTTTTCCAAGAATCAGTTGCTTCGGTATATTCTTCAACATGTACGCGCCATTCGTCTGTATTGACACTTTCTGTGCTACTTCCGCATAAAATTACGCCTGGAGTAGTTTCGATTGGTTTGTTTCTAATTGGACCTAAAATGCCATCCGGAAGATATTTAGGTTCTCCCCAGGTTGTTCCATTATCTTTTGAAACAATCATAGCGCCAAACCATTCTCTCGGATTTTTTCCAATTTTATAAAACAAATACAAATTCTGACTTTTACTTTTGAATAATACAGGATTCCAACACGGCAAAGTATCTCCGTTTTTAATTAAAGGTTGAATCAATTCTTTTGGTGCAGACCATTTTTTTTCTTTATAAGCTGAAATGTAAATTCCGACATCTTTTGCACCTTCATATTTTCCGCCAAACCAAGCTGCTAAAATTTCGTTTGGTTTGTATTCTACTAAAGTTGAAGCGTGGCTATTAGTCGTTACTGGCGGATCTGCGATATAA encodes the following:
- a CDS encoding sialidase family protein is translated as MILKTKYTKAVLIVVFLFSNAIKAQKAVNIESSYIADPPVTTNSHASTLVEYKPNEILAAWFGGKYEGAKDVGIYISAYKEKKWSAPKELIQPLIKNGDTLPCWNPVLFKSKSQNLYLFYKIGKNPREWFGAMIVSKDNGTTWGEPKYLPDGILGPIRNKPIETTPGVILCGSSTESVNTDEWRVHVEEYTEATDSWKKIKVENNQNFDIIQPTFLIHGTSDIQMLSRSKHNRVVSSWSGDNGKSWIRTSKINVVNSNSGIDALTINKNLFLLVNNPLPIGKDWFNGRNILDVEYSKDGLNWSKLFDLEKEEKGEFSYPAIIQTTDKRIHVLYTYDRKYIKHTSFDL